One Ornithinicoccus hortensis genomic window, GCCTGCTGCGCACCGTCGCCGGCTTCCTGGACCCGGTGTCCGGCACCGTGCGGGCCGGTGACCGGGTGCTCGTCGGCGGTGGCCAGCGCCCCGTGCCGCCGGAAGACCGCAACCTGGCGATGGTCTTCCAGCACCACGCGGTGTGGCCCCACATGACGGTCGGCCAGAACGTCGCCTACCCGCTGAAGCGCCGCAAGGTCGGCCGCGCCGAGCGCCGGGAACGGATCGAGCACGCCCTCGAGGTGGTCGGCCTGACCGCGTATGCCGACCGCCGCCCCGACACGCTCTCCGGCGGCCAGCGCCAGCGGGTCGCCCTGGCCCGCGCGATCGTCGCCCGGCCCGAGGCGCTGCTGCTGGACGAGGCCCTCTCCGCCCTCGACGAGCCGCTGCGCGCGGCCCTGCGTCTGACCCTGCGACAGCTGGTCGACACCGAAGGCCTCACCGTCATCCAAGTGACCCACGACCGGGACGAGGCGCTCGCCCTCGCCGACCGGATCGCCGTGCTCCACGACGGCCGGGTCGCCCAGGTGGGCAGCCCGAGCGAACTCGTCGACGCCCCCGCCTCGGCCTCCGTCGCGACCTTCCTGCACGACGCCGCCCTGCTCGACGGACAGGTATCCGCTGACGGGACCTTCGCCGACACCACCGGCACACTGACCGTCAGCCCAGACCGTCAGACCGCCCCGGCCGGCCCGGTGCGCGGCCCCGCGACGCTGGCGCTGCTCCCACAGGGACTGGAGGTCTGCGCCCCCGGCACCGGCGACGGACCACCTGCCGTGGTCGAGGCCGTCCTCTACGGCCGGTCCGGCAGCACCGTCGTATGCCGGTGGCTGGGCCAGCAGGTCCGCGCCCTGACGTCCACCGACCCCTCCGCGGACCACCCCGTCGCCCCCGGCCAGGACGTGGGCCTGCGGATCCGCCACGCGGCCGTCTACCCCGCCTGACAATCCCCGCCGCACCTCGGCTCTCGCCCGTCGTCCGCCTGGCAGCAGGCTCGTCTGGCGACACCTGGGCGTGCCGGTGTCCCGGGCCCCGTGTGGGGGTCCGGGTCCGGTGGTCCGGTGGGTGGGTTGGGGTCAGGCTGTTGTGGGGGCCACCCCGAGATCTCGCGGTGGACGGTACCGGGCATTCCGGGTCCACGCGTCCTTGGGTGTCCCGGGTGCCCGGAACTCCGGGATCCCGTCGTCGGGGTGGAACCTGATCACCCACCCCTGCTCATGGACCAGGTGGTGGTGGAACGCGCACAACATCACACCCTGGTCCAGGTCCGTGCGCCCTCCAGCAGCCCACGGCTGTCCTGCGTGGTGCAGCTCGCACCACCCCGGGGGACGGTCACACCCGGGCATCACACACCCCATGTCCCGCTGACCGATCGCGATCCGCTGATGCCGGGTGAACAACCGCCGCGCGACCCCGTGATCCAACGGCAACGACGACCCGTCAAAGACCTGCGGCAACACCCTTTGGTTACACGCCAACCGGCGAATCTCCCCGGCCGTCAACCGCACCCCGGTCGAGGTCGTCCCACACCCGATCCCCGAGACCAGCTTCTCCTGCGACAACGAGACCGCGACCACCGCCGCCGAACCCCCGGCCGGCGCGTACCCATCGGTCGGGGCATGCTCGATCAACGCACAGAACGCCTGACCCAACCGCTGCTGATACGACCCCTCATCCACCACACCCACCGGCCCACCGCCACCACCGGCCCCGGCGCCGCCGACACCACCAGTGCTGCCGGCGTTACCGACGGCCGGGCCGAAAGCGCCCGTGGCATTACCCGACCCGTTACCGGCCCCGTTGCTGTTCGTCGGGTTGTCGGTGCGGCGTAGGTGGTTGCGGCGGGGAGAGGCGACCGCGTCCAGCATCGTCTTCAATAGTTCTCCCGCGACGGTCGGGATGGTGAACCCGCCCTGGTACGTCCCGGCCCCGGTATCCCGCATCCAGAACTCCGTGGCAGCCCACGCCGCCCGCTCCCGCGCCCGCACGGCCTGTTCCTCGTCCCGGTCCACCTGGTCGAGGGGACGGAACGCCTCAGTGATCCGGTCCCCACGGGCCCGCAGGTCCCGCAAACTCAACCCTTGTGCCTCACCCAACAACGTGGCCTCCGCGGCCTCCCGCTCACTTTGGGTGACGTCTGCGTCCAGGCTTCCCAGGATCGACCCGATCACCTGCGCCTGCGCCCGGGTGATCTCCCCGGCAGCAAACGCCCCCTCGGTCCCAGACGCCTTCGCACGCGCCAACGTCTGTCCCAGGCGGACCAGGCCATCACCCTCACGCCGGTCCCCACCAAAGTCCCCACCCAGCAACGACCCCGTCGACGCCGCCCCCGCGGCCTTGGCCGTCCCGGCGGTCTCCAACACCCTCGCGGCGGCCATCTTGTGCGCCGACAACCGCTCGACCACCCGAGCGACCCGCCCGTACAACGACCGCACCACCGCCGGCTCCAACCCCGCCCACGCCTGCACCGGAGCCGACCCCAACGACGCCTCCAACCCCGCCACCATCAACTCCACCGGATGCTCCCGCACCACCACATGCCCCGGCGCGAGGCCGTGCTCCGGCGTCTCGTCCGCTACCAACGGTTGTATCGCCACGACCCCTCACCTCCCACGGGCAAACCCCACCTGCCACACCCGGCCCGTAACCCTTCCCCAACGGCCACGAACCGAACCTTTGTCCTAATCTAAACCCACCACTCCCACCTCGTCAATACGTTCGACGAAAATATGTACGAAATGTTTCGGGAGCCAGGCACCCAAGCACTCGGCAGCCACCGCCGCCCGGAAAACCGCTGGAGGCGGCTGCGACCCAGGACTACCTCGACGCGTGGCCCTCCACCTTGCAGCCGCCTGCATCGGCGTGCCCGACCCCGCTCCCGTCGCCCAGTTCTGGGCCGACCTGCTGGACCGGCCCCTCCTGCCCGGCCCGACCGGGTTCGACGTTCCGGGGTAGGACGGCCAACTCTCCCTACGCTGGGTCCCCGATCCAGCGCCCCCGGTAGACGCCGACCGCTGGCACCTGCACGTCACCAGCTCCAGCCACCAGGACCAGCAGGACCGGGTCGAACAGGCGCTCAGCCTGGGCGCCACCCACCTCGACGTGGGGCAGCGTCCCGA contains:
- a CDS encoding HNH endonuclease signature motif containing protein, encoding MAIQPLVADETPEHGLAPGHVVVREHPVELMVAGLEASLGSAPVQAWAGLEPAVVRSLYGRVARVVERLSAHKMAAARVLETAGTAKAAGAASTGSLLGGDFGGDRREGDGLVRLGQTLARAKASGTEGAFAAGEITRAQAQVIGSILGSLDADVTQSEREAAEATLLGEAQGLSLRDLRARGDRITEAFRPLDQVDRDEEQAVRARERAAWAATEFWMRDTGAGTYQGGFTIPTVAGELLKTMLDAVASPRRNHLRRTDNPTNSNGAGNGSGNATGAFGPAVGNAGSTGGVGGAGAGGGGGPVGVVDEGSYQQRLGQAFCALIEHAPTDGYAPAGGSAAVVAVSLSQEKLVSGIGCGTTSTGVRLTAGEIRRLACNQRVLPQVFDGSSLPLDHGVARRLFTRHQRIAIGQRDMGCVMPGCDRPPGWCELHHAGQPWAAGGRTDLDQGVMLCAFHHHLVHEQGWVIRFHPDDGIPEFRAPGTPKDAWTRNARYRPPRDLGVAPTTA
- a CDS encoding ABC transporter ATP-binding protein, which codes for MSRIAIEGLSAAYGRVPVLHDIDLEVPDGTVLTLLGPSGSGKTSLLRTVAGFLDPVSGTVRAGDRVLVGGGQRPVPPEDRNLAMVFQHHAVWPHMTVGQNVAYPLKRRKVGRAERRERIEHALEVVGLTAYADRRPDTLSGGQRQRVALARAIVARPEALLLDEALSALDEPLRAALRLTLRQLVDTEGLTVIQVTHDRDEALALADRIAVLHDGRVAQVGSPSELVDAPASASVATFLHDAALLDGQVSADGTFADTTGTLTVSPDRQTAPAGPVRGPATLALLPQGLEVCAPGTGDGPPAVVEAVLYGRSGSTVVCRWLGQQVRALTSTDPSADHPVAPGQDVGLRIRHAAVYPA